AACCTTAGAGCCGACTTTCAGAACAGTAATGGGAGAGCAGCTTACGCCGTCCTCCCTATTGATAACTTAGCAACTCTGAACAAGATACTTTTCAAAATAACTATATGAAGGCATTGGAAAGCaaccaaaagcaggcagaaactgaAAGGGATATGACTCAAAAAGAGGGAGGCAAACTACGAAAGATCCATATTTATCTGATTTTTCCCCTGAAGGCAATTCCTAGTCTTTCAGCATGCAGGGAATAACACGAACACAGAAAGCCACCAACTGGCAATCTTATTGGGCTAGAAGAGTCAACGGGGCTCTGAAGTAGTTAGATACTAAGGGGGAAATCCTGGAAGAGAGGAAGCCATAGAGAAGACAGCCCCAAAATCTGTGTACAAATTCCCCTGAAATCCTTGAACTGTGCCCGCGGGCGACGAGACTCTGGAACCCAGCAGAAAGCAGTAACAGCTGGAGGCCAAAGAGCCCGGCAGCGGTCTGGGGCTAGGAAGACAGACTTTGAAATTTGAGTCCCTCCAAGTTAGGAGGTCCAATAAACACTTCCAGTTTTCCCCTGAAATCTCAGAAGAGCCACACTTTAGGAGTAAGGCCCACCTGCCAGGACTAGGGGCCACACCCGAGGACTAAGGGCAAAACTATGACAGACCCGCCCTAACAACATGTATGATGGAGGCCTCCACTGGTGAGGGAAAGGGCAAATCCTGGAAGAATGACTGGGTCTAGCTTCgatgcagtgggggagggggaggaagagcgggagaggaggaagggaaggggcctTCCACCTGGATAATCACACCTGGCAAAACAGGGACTGAGGGCAGATGTCCAATGAGGGGTCAGTCTGAATCTCAGGAGAGAGGGGACCATGCAGTGACAGTCTGGGGGGGGCAGGTGgataaaaggcaaagaaatcataatttatgagacctactatgttccagacaTGTGCTtaagtgttttatttatattCGCTCACTAGGAGACaggtattatcttcattttacaaataaggaagcaaaagctcagagaagttaagcaacctGTCTAAAGTTCCACTGTTAGTAAATGGTGGGGCTGAGATGTGAGCTCAAGGCAGAGGACGGGCTCCAAGGCTTGTTTCTGTTCTGTAATTACATGCTGTGACTGTCACGTTCAGGAAGGCACTGACACATGTCCTGGGAGACAGCCAACAAAGaatgttagaaagaaaaaagatttctagTATAGACTAAGATTTTGTTACAGACCAACAAGGATAGCAGAGGTATAAAAGGGGTCGCAATTGAGCCACATTATGAATGTACTGTCAAGTCCtcaaatacaaagaaagagagcTGTAAAAATGGAAACGACAGCAGGTGACCTGAGCTGGTTTCAGAGAGATCATAGGGCATATTACAACACTCCAGAGAGAAGGGTTTGACTCCTGGTAAGTCAAACAGAATAAACACACTGATCACAGTTAGGAAGCTTAATACAATGAGGAACTAAGGATGGGAAACAAAGTTCATCTAAGGCACAGATGCGCGGGGAGGGAATGGGAACAATGCAAAAACCAACACAAGGAATCACAGAATCAGACTGTTTTTTGAGCTGGAAGGAATTTAGAAGTCATGCAATCCCTATCATTTCAGAGCAAAAAGGCACCTGGAAAAAATGGCTCTCTGCTCAGCCTCCCAACTACAGCTGGGTTTGGTTTCATTTCTATCTTTATAAATGCGGGTAGAAAGCCTGCTTTGTCCAAATGGTGCCCTGGAAAGTGAAGTCAAGTCAAGCCTGTGTTGGCAGACCCCGGAATAAACCACCGGCACTTCCAGGATCACCCAGGGAATTATCTTTTCAGTCTTTGGTGGCCCCCACCACAAATCTGACCATTGGGCAGACTAGAAGGAGACTAGACAAGAAACTTTCCACTTAGGAGGAGGATATGAGATGAATTTTTCCATATTGTTCACATTTTCTGACGCTAACCCCTGGACTCCCCCAAATTGGCCCAAACCAGAAAGTCTACTTGGTACGAGAGTAAGATAGAATAAGAATAGAGGTTTAACAGGGAGTTCAGGAATCATAAAAACaagcacagaaaaaataaacagttcatTTCAGAGAGCTGGAGAAGACAAACTGGCAAGAGAGAAATAACCTCCACATGATAAAAGACacttaatatccccattttacagataacttATTAAGGTTCAGTGAGATGAAGTAATCTGAATACCTGACATGCATGAAGCACCACGAAGAATGTAAATAATCTTCAGAATCCCACAAGATTCACTTAAGATTTCTGAATGTCAAGGAAGGAACCCTCCATAAAACAAGTTACGTCTTCTTTTCCTCTAATGTCTAAAGCATAGGGATTGAGAGAAAGAACAAgccaggaaaataaatttttgcttGGTGCCCTGACAATGAACTTGCCATCCCcataagacaaataaaaatattaaagtaaggATGGAAAGATATTTGGGATTAGAGGCCCCTGATAAAACCAAGAAAGGTCCAGGAAAGTTCCCATGAGAACGCTGTCTGATTCTGAAAGCCATGTTACAATTTACGCACCGTACCTGCTCTTGCTCTGTAAAGTGCCTCCCCACAGAATTAAGTCTCTAAGGTTGTTCTCACTCAAGGGACACTTAACAAGAACTTTGGGGGCCAGGTTCCTTAAGTACGCAAATGTTTCTGGTACCTGGTATAACCACCCCTTTAATCTCTACTCATGACTTATCCTTCTAAGAAGGCTGGCTGAGTCCGTACCTTGAGTTCTCTTCCTGTTTTGCACAAATTCTGAGCGTCTCAGGGTGCTGGGTGCTGTGCGGCGAAGGCAACTATTCCTTTTCCAAGTCTCTGGGCGattgaattttctctctttctctaaatgCCAGGTGCTCTTCTCTAATGAAGGGCCCTGAGGAATGCCACAACGTTCTCCTTGGTCCCCCCTAGTCCGGGGATTCTGCAGACCATCCAGGGGGATCCCTCTGCCCCCAAGTGCCATCATCCCCGGTCTGTTAAGGCCATTATACTCCACATTCTTCATCGGACAGAGAGAACCTGTGCCTCTGTAATTCTGAAATTTATACTCACAGTTTGCAAATAGAGTATCATTgcctttattttctgtctcaaaGTTACTTTGATCCATGGCATGAGTCTTTGATTTGGGATAGACTTTATCATTTTGATAAACATTCCTGTCATCTTCATAGTTTTTGACAAATTCCTTACCTTCACTGACACCCTTCAAATCTGGGAAGTCCACAGAGTGACCATTAGTATAATTCTCAGGAATATCATATAAATCGTTGAAGTCTCTAGAAGAAAAATTAGTTTCTTTACAATCTTCAAGATTATCATTAAAATTCCTGTGGTACATGTGCCAGTTTTGAGGTTGACCAAAATTCCCCAAAGAATCATCCAGATCCCTGCAGCCAGTCCACTCTTCAGTTtcttctgagtcctcaggactaTAATTCAGATTCTTAGGATCTATGGAGCCGTTCACCTCCCTGTATCCTCCACCTTTCCAGGTTACATCTGGGCTTCCTTTAAGCGAATTATTCTCAGTCCCAGGGCTCAGGTTCCCATCATCTATATTTTCTGAATTCCTATAACCCTCTCTTCCATGAATCACACTTCCATGGTACAAATAGTCCTTTCCACTTTCCTTCGCTTCCTCATAGTCCGCGTAGCTTGGTTCACTCTGCTCAAAATCCCAATATCCACAATGCCTTTTTCTGTAGGGCCGGATCCGCCCCGTGGTCCGGTATCTGGAACGCAAGTCACCTTCTCTGTAAACTCCGTCCAGCATTGTAGGGTCCGCCTTCCGTAGACTCCCGCAGTCTTCATACTCCCAGCTGGAGCCCCAGTGCCcattcttctctgcttctctttcttttctaatctctTGGGTTTCACACATATTCAGCATTCTTAAAGACACAAGTCTTACTGCGCTCTTCCATGGGCCTGGGTTGGGCTGAAATGTGGACAGGTACAGTTTAACCTAAGGCTCTATCTGTCCTTCTTAAAATGTCTCCCAAGCACTCAAGTCACTCGTCTTGCTGCTGCAGTTGGAGCGCGGAGAGATGTGGAGTTATTTCAACCTCAGGATCCAATCAGTGAGCTGCTATATCTTTCCCCACAGAGCCCAGAAGATAATTAGTAACTAGTGTTCATGTGATTGGAGCTTTGTTTGGTGTTTCCCTCAAGCTGGTCAAACTGGCTTGGCTGCTTTATGTGCTGAAGGTTTTGCAGAAGCAGTATGTGAAAGAGAAACAGCCCCCTTTAAAAGCAGAGGTAAGATCATATATCAGTCTTAGCTGCCTCTTTAACCTTTAGTAGTCAACCAGGGGTATAAATAAATGCTCCCACGCGCAGCTCAGACTGGACCTCCATTCCCCGCCCTGCAAGTCCAGCGTTCTAAGCCTTGGGCATCAGAAACTCTTCGGGACTCCCTTCCCTGTACCTAGAGGCAGAACTCTTCCTCCTTTGAGAGCTCTGATTTTACGGGATTCAGGTTACTAGTCAGTGTGCACGCAAATCACAAGCAGGTCAAGCTCCTGCCTGCAGACACTTTGCACATcccaaggaaggaggaaaaagtaCTTCCTTTTACTCTGATCTGGTGTCCTGGTAATTTTATAGTGTAAAAACTCTTCCCCGGAAGAATACAGTTATGTATGTTTTCACACTTTCCTTAATACATGGCATGCCAGAGAAGCATCAAAAGCATTCACTTCCTAAATCTCTTTCCCACCTAATTCATAGAGCATATGTAGGAACTGGAAAAGGAGGCTAGAAATCAGAAAGGTAGgtataaaaataccattttgaATTAATCAAATATTAGATAGATACCTATTATATGTGAAGCctgtggaagagaaaaagatgaacaagttGGTCCCTGACTCTTACAATGAGGAGCAAATACACTCTAAAGTAAGATCAAATGTGCTAAGTGCTtaacaaacacacagcaatggCAACAAAGCAAAGTCCCTGGTGGGGCAACTAGAGGCTTCATGGAAGTGGTGACATTCGAACAGTGCCTGCAAGCATACGCAGGATTTCCACAGACTTTCTATATATGGAGAACTAAGAAACGGGGAACAGTTTGAAGGACGTGATATGTGGAAAAAGTAATAGGAGATAAGGCAGGACGGGGAGGGAGAGGTTGGGGCAGATCCCCTGGGACCCgaatgctatttattttattcaatggataATGAAGAGTCGCTGAAGGTTTGAGCAGGTGAGCCACATGCTCATACAGAGCAACAGTCCTTGTCCATGAGACAAGGAATTAGGACACCTAGCGCCTAGAAGTTCAATTTCTGCTAGTCACTGGTTTGTAGCTATGCTTAACTTCTCTGGCAGTCAATTTTCTTATGAGTGAAATGGGAAGTTAATGCTTTCTCCGccattttaaatctaaaattctatgatcTTACTTATTTCTAAGTAGAGATTATAAGTAATGATTAACCTTTTCCTAACTGTTATGGAAAACAAAGTTCCCTTTAGCAACTTAATATCTTTGATTAAGCTGGCATGATAAGAAACATACCTCATCAATCAACcaagagaagagataaaagagAGGACAAACTAGAGGTAAGAAGGGTACTAGTTAGAAAATAATCCAGGAGAAGATGTTCCCTGAAGCTAAAAGAAGCAATCTTTGGATAAGTGGAGAGCGAACAGCTGGTTATTAACATGgggctccccactccccaccctccttttCTAAGTCCCATTACCTTTAGGGCATTAAACATATAGTCTGCATAAAGACGTGAACTGCCTCCATGACTATGACCCAGAACTAATCAAAAGCTGTGAATGGGTTGCTATTTTCATGTGATAAATCCATGTGCAAAGAAATGTGGCccaagggaaaggagagaataaTTTTGTACTTTTCTCAATCCTAGCATCACGGGTGGACTACAACCTTGTAAGCAGTCACCCCTCTCTGCGGCTCTCCCTTTCATGACACAACAGTCACATTCCACTGGCTCTTTTCAAAAGCCCTAAGCAGCACTTCACCCCGATGTCTGTTATTTGTTACCAGAGGATGGGTGATCCGCTAGAATGACGATCTGTGTGACTCCCACGGTGGACAGAATACTGCTGTGCATCACGCTAGAAGTGAAGATGGGGCAGCAGGATTGCATCACACTGAAAGTTCCCTGAGGGCAAAGACCATGTCTAACTTACCTTCTAGTCTGCAACACAGCTCTGTCCATGGggtacacagtaggtacttaCATGTTAAATGAGTTGACACTTGCAGCATTTATGGGCACTTGCTAGATGCTGGGCAGAAGGCAGTACAGCTTagaggttaagagcacaggctttgtaGCCCTGCGTTTGAATCCTGACcttgccactcactagctgtatAATCTTGGGGAAGTTCCTTAAGCTCTCtaagcctgtttcttcatcttttcagTATCAAATCTACCATCCTATCTGCATCTGTACCCATacactctgccttctctccagtTAAAATGGAGGAATTGTCTCTGCTCTGATAATAGGCCAATCTCTCTGTGGGTTCACTGGCTCCCACGCCCTCCTTACCCCTCAAAGACTTCGTTCCAGCCATTAagctctccctctcctgcttcttCAATGTGTCTGCTCTAGTGGATCAGTCTCATGAGCCCATGAACATGTGGTAACGTTTCCCATCTTACAAAGCACTTCTGGTGGCCCCTCAACCCAAGGTCCCCTCCAGCTACTacctcatttctttgctttcctttatagCAAAATCCTGTGAAAGACTTGAGCAAGCCAAGTGCTcaatgcctctgtttccttacctcTCCCTCTATCTTTAATCCACTCCAATAAGACTTTTGTCCCTTCATCATCATTTTACTGAAACTACTCTTGACAAGGTCACCAAATCCAACGATCATTTCTGAGACTTCCTCTTACTTGGCCTCTCAGCGGCTTTTTGACAGTGACTTTCTCTGTCTTGAAACTCTTCCTTCACTTGACTTTCCTTCTACTCgactggctgctccttctcctcgGCTACTTCATCTCCCTGGTCATCCACACTCCTAAACACTGGTGTGCCCCAGGGCTTCTCCTAAACACCCAATTACCTAGCGCACAGTAGGAATTCAAGAAGTATTGACATGATTAGGAATGCAGTTTCCACTCATTCAGTGCAGCTGCCGCTCAGCCTAAGGACTAATTAGGAGGAGCTGTAAAGAAGACCCATCATTGTGGCTAAAGTTTCTCACAGGATGTCAATGCTGCTACAGCCTCTGGTTGTGTGGAAAGAGGGTCTGGAAatgagcaggaagaagaaagacaccAAAGATCTAAAGGTAAGTTCCCCAATGGAGGAAAAGACCAAGCACTAATGAAAAGAGATGAGTGactgagaagaagaaaagcagacacacagagaaaagaatctgtgaaaggaaataaagactgAAACACAGGAAAATAAGAGATGTTTGGGGGCAAATCTGATATATTCTCGAGGGTATAAACGTTCTAAGTGGGGCAGGGCTGTGAGAAGTATTAAAGCTGTTTTAGAGTTTGAACCTTATGACGAACTTAAAGGCTTATAATATGAGACAGGTGAGGGTTCAAATAGAGCAACTGGAACTGCAAGCAGCTTGGGGATGTTACTAGCAGGAAAGGGTAAACAGTTTGGAAACTTGAGTAACTTTATCATACGCTAGCAGTCAAAAGAACACCTGTGAGGAAGGACTAAACATTTGTTTAAACGAcatccatacatatatatacgcTCCTAAATCCACGGGTATACGCCATCTAGCAAATCGTTTTCAACAGAAGAGAGTACTAAGAAATGTTATGACTGGCATAAATTATTTTGGAAGTAAACTGGCAAGTCAGCTAGGATCCCTCCTCCTTGAACACCTGTAGATCTATCTGTGTTTTTCAAGTGTTGCTTCCTACCACCCAGTCGCAGAGATCAAGCAACTCCTCAAGTCGAGATACACTGACATTACACGGCGGCCCAGTGGAAAAGTACCTAAGGCCGTGCAATGAAACGGACCTGAACTGAATCCCAGCCCTACCACTTACTAATTGTCAGAATTTGGGCAAACCTGGGTTTTCTCATCCATCAAATGTGGATGATTTGGGGGATTAGAAAAAGTGTATTAAAGCACATAGCACACTGTTTGACAAGTAATAAACGCTCGATGAATTATACTTTCTCACTCTTTCAGTTCCCACCTTACTCTTTCAGTTCCTGTCTTCCAGATGGCACATGGTGAGGCTCTGTCCCTgggcctcttctctttttctctatctatacttttttttttttttaaagtaattgcaTTAAATGTCACGGATTTAAATAACGTCTATATGCTGTCAACATTTATTTGTCCCAAATTTACGTCTCCACCCTAACGTCTCCCCTGAACCCAGGGCCTATCTACATCAAACTGCCTAATCAATACTTCTCCCTGGACGTCTTACGGGCAACTCAGCAAAATCAAAACCAAGCTCTTGACCTCTGCCTTGTCCTACTTTCTCCAACAACCAGCGTCTCCTGCAGTCTTTGCCATTCATCGAGAAATTACTGGCAACTCCAGTCCTTCCAGTTGGTGTACCTCAAGGTCACCCTTgacttttctcattctcttacACCCCACATCCCATCCACCAGCAAGTCCTCCTGGCTCTAACTCAAAGCATGCCCAGAACTGAGCACTCCTCATCACCTCCGCTCTACATCCTGGTCCAAGCTgtatcatctctctcctggatcaCTGCAGTAGCTTCGCAACTtgtctctgtgcctctgcctTTGTATCTCTTCTGCTTGTTCTCAACACTGAAGTCAGTGACTCTGTAAAGTTGTTAATCAGATCATATCACTCCCCTGCTCAAAGCCCTCCCGTAGCTTCTCGTCTTACTCTGAATGATGAACCACAAAGCCCATGCCTTTGCTCTAGCTGAagtggcctccttgctgttcctcaaacacgaGGCACACTCTTCTACTTGCTGTCCTATCTGCCTGGAACAATTCCCCCTCCCGCAAAATGGCTTGGCTGCCTCCCTACGGTCATTCAGATATTCACTCACACTTCTCTGATTCCATAGATTCTTTTGCCTTCCAacacatattcatatttttacttatgtactgtttctctctccccccGGGGGCAGAGATTGCAACTATGACTCCAGAACACTGGCTGGAATATAGCAGGAGCTCAATTATACATGCTGAATAAATGCCCCAGGGTTTCTAGTCTTTTGGGTCTCACTACATCTGGTAAGGCGACTGGTAGAAGGAGGAAGCCACTCAGGTAGGGGTGTGGTGACATGAATGCTTGTGCCAGAGGGTCCCATGCTAGCAGGAGACATGTACCGAATCCTCAGTGGAATCTGAAACCGATACTTGAAGTCCCTGGATCTATTCCAGCTTCTCCACTTTACTGCCTGGAGCTGAGGGTGAGGAAATGTTCTCCGAGCCATACTATAAACGGCAAAGAACAGTGATTCACAAGTTAATTATAACTAAGTTAACCCTTCCAAGCTACGTTTCTTGACATACATTAAACTATGTATCCTAAAAGTAAACTCGTTTCTGCACTGAATTAACAGACTGTTGATATAGGCTCTGACTACGGTTGCTGCTGTATACCGAGATAAAATCCATTAGAAGTAACTGAGCTAATTTTTACTGAGCCAACACCTTGAACCAGATGTTACACAAGTCAAGGATACCTGCTTTTTTCTTACGTACTGACAAACTACAAAGAAAGATTATTATTTCGTttatacaaactttttttttaaggaagattagccctgagctaactgctgccaatcctcctctttttgctgaggaagactggccctgaggtaacatccctgcccgtcttcctctactttctatgtgggatgcctaccacagcatggcgtgccaagcggtgccatgtccacacccgggatccaaaccggcaaaccccaggctgccaaagcggaatgtgcacacttaaccgctgcaccaccaggccggcccctaaattatTATTTCGTTTATACAAACTTTTATCATCTCGAAAGACCACAAAACTTTCTGCTTATTTAACTCTATCATCTTTTACTAGTTTGAGAAAGAATTCTTATACCCGAAGCATTCCAAGGAAGATTCAGAATAACAAATTGCTTCTGTCATAGAAAAACTAtagtttcaaatttaaaaaatctgtctgGAATATTATGTATCACTTTAGTATAAAGATGTTATTGTTCCATATCAGTAATTCCCCAATTTATTAATCTAACGGCTCTCTTTAGTGGATCTTAGATCCCATCCAATATCTTGCTGAAAATGTTACTTTCCTGAAAAACATACTCTGCTTTGATTTGCAATTGtcatttcaaattaaaaccacaaattaCCCTGAGAGTCTCTGGTCAACCTTCCTCTTGGCATTACcttaaagagaggagagaggtttAGAGGCAAGGTTCCTGGTGTGGAAGAGGCTGACTCACTCCGCAGCTGACCGTCCACTGCACCGACTTAGAACGATGGGGACCTGCCCACAGTGAAAGGAACTACGGCCAGGATTCAAAGGCAGCAAGACAGACAGTGTGAGTAAATATGGAGGTTAATATCAGTATAATCACTAGAGTTTCAAAGATACACAAATATGAATGATACTATGACTACGTCCTTTTTATTAATCAATGTGTagccagtgcctggctcatagtatgtgctcaagaaatatttgctgagtaaagAAACGAATGCACAACCCTGACCATTTGTCAAATTCAGGCATGTGAACCCCTCCTCAAGATAGAAAAGGACTAGCATATGCTAAAGCGAGATCCTCTCAGGGCAACAGTATGTAGTCCTAATCAGGGCTTCTAAAAGTAACACTGCTGGCCAATCTGAAAATCTGTGGACTAACCTTGAATGTTAATACTGCTTCAGAAGCCAAACTATTCATTAGATTTGAAGGTACTGTGTTTCAGATATGGAACTAACATATTAATTAGCAACTCATTTAACCAGAAGCTCCCTGAGAGCACAGAGCACGTCTGTTTATTACTGTACACCCGGCCCTCTGCAAGTCTCAGGCAGAGCCGATATTGGCTGTTTCCAATAACTGAAGTCTGCGTCATTTGGACCAACCCTCTCAcagaaaaaaagctaaaaagttaggggaaatatatttttaaaaatcttaaaactacCAACACAGTGACAAGATGGCAATGTAGTAGCCAAAACCAAAGGGAAAACTGGAatccagagagggaaaaaactaCAGAAACTCTAGCCCCAGTGCGTTTGCCAGTTCCGGAAAAGTGTACTTTTGCTTCAATGGCCCTCTGGGGAGAAGGAGTCAAAAACTTAAAGCCCAGAGCTACTGCAAGGTGAAGAGTCTAAAAGGAAACTCTTCCTATAATAAGCTAAGATTCCAAAGGACTCCGGAGGGGTGAGTTGGAATTTGACCAGCACTCCTGCAAAATTACATCTGTGGTCCTAATGCCTTGGTCGTCCAGGGTACTGTAAGCCTTGAAATGAGCCTAAGATGGAACTGGACTAAGAATGACTCGTGTTTCCATGTAGGAATTCCCTCTTAATATTTCTTGGAAAATTTATGTCTTTCTAACTTCtaagaaatctggaaaacagctgagaaatctggaaaacaggagaaaatactATAATTTTCCTGTGAAAATAAAGCTTAACAATAAATATAGAGGTGTTAACTGTTTTGAAGGAATCCACTGATGTCAAGCTGAAAGCAAGAGCAGAAAATACTGACACACAGAGTAACAGATTCAGGTTGACTAGGTACCAGAGTGCAGAGGAGAGAGGTGATCAGGATCTAATCAGCTGCTTTTGCTTGGAGCTGTTGCTATGTTATGAGTGTGTTTATAAGTGTGTGTGTTCATGGCCTTGTGTGCTGCTAACAGTAAGTCATTCTcgcatataaaataaatattaataagctTATTTTCACAGTATATTTTACAGAAATCTTATAAGTGATGGTCCAAGAAATATCAAGTTTTAGAAGCAAAATAAGCCCTTAAATTGGCAATTCTGACAGATGATTCTGTGTAGTTTTGTGAAATCTTGCTTAGACAGGCAAATGTTCCACTATTTGAATGCTATCCAAAAATGGTTGCCCAATGTTTAATGTTTGCTACAGACTAtagttctttgtaaatattttaacagaagaaatgcaaagagagATGTGAATCTtgtcacaaatttattgtctaaAATTTGAATTAGTAAAAACAATATCAATTCCAATGGCAAAGCCAAAATCAGAGCAAACAGACAAAACACTttcattgttaaaaaagaaaatgagcttaTATGAAGCAACATGCACCCCAATGGCCCCACCTGAACATGCTTTTGCATACACTCTTCACGATCCAACCCACGTCAATGcaaaatggaaacttttttctATGTCTGGAATGTTAGTCACAAAACAAAGATCAGGAC
The DNA window shown above is from Equus quagga isolate Etosha38 chromosome 2, UCLA_HA_Equagga_1.0, whole genome shotgun sequence and carries:
- the LOC124235994 gene encoding uncharacterized protein LOC124235994; its protein translation is MLNMCETQEIRKEREAEKNGHWGSSWEYEDCGSLRKADPTMLDGVYREGDLRSRYRTTGRIRPYRKRHCGYWDFEQSEPSYADYEEAKESGKDYLYHGSVIHGREGYRNSENIDDGNLSPGTENNSLKGSPDVTWKGGGYREVNGSIDPKNLNYSPEDSEETEEWTGCRDLDDSLGNFGQPQNWHMYHRNFNDNLEDCKETNFSSRDFNDLYDIPENYTNGHSVDFPDLKGVSEGKEFVKNYEDDRNVYQNDKVYPKSKTHAMDQSNFETENKGNDTLFANCEYKFQNYRGTGSLCPMKNVEYNGLNRPGMMALGGRGIPLDGLQNPRTRGDQGERCGIPQGPSLEKSTWHLEKERKFNRPETWKRNSCLRRTAPSTLRRSEFVQNRKRTQDIRGKEDVTCFMEGSFLDIQKS